The Arachis hypogaea cultivar Tifrunner chromosome 19, arahy.Tifrunner.gnm2.J5K5, whole genome shotgun sequence genome has a window encoding:
- the LOC112779652 gene encoding ribulose-1,5 bisphosphate carboxylase/oxygenase large subunit N-methyltransferase, chloroplastic isoform X3: MPFRARTAIFRWSLHSVPYSIHHHQPHSLHSSSSSILLKFTSLAQPQVNGKSVETCDDDGFLSWLERKAGCRISSSLSIGKSSYGRSLFASKAIKTGDCILKVPYRVQITADNLPAKIKSLISEEVANVAKLAVLLLIERKLGQLACMSEISLSVCRTLSGILISAVYHGKRSCITRQIFWNESELEMIHRSSVYWETINQKSQIERDFLAIRPIFECFSQSFGDITYKDFMYACTLDFVNHDGNSEAIVMSDDDKQLSEVISDRDYAPGEQVLIRYGKFSNATLMLDFGFTVPYNIYDQVQIQLDIPKHDPLHKMKLELMQQYFVPSRKNAENLKHSWNIFTIKEVKWPKGKGKGLPQSLRAFARVLSCTNRQELDDLVVEAAQTDGRLGRRPLPDVNKEIQAHLMLSSLIGKLIEERSAAIMSLEESSNCSSFCVRVPVRRFMARDLLRGELRILNSAFTWLENYCLSST, translated from the exons ATGCCATTTCGAGCTCGCACTGCAATCTTCCGTTGGTCTCTGCATAGTGTTCCTTACAGTATCCATCACCATCAACCTCATTCTCttcactcttcttcttcttccattctccTCAAGTTCACTTCTTTGGCCCAACCTCAG GTTAATGGCAAATCTGTTGAAACATGTGACGATGATGGATTTTTGTCATGGTTGGAGCGGAAAGCTGGTTGTAGAATTTCTTCATCGCTTTCAATTGGTAAATCTTCATATGGCAG GTCTCTGTTTGCTTCTAAGGCGATAAAAACCGGAGATTGTATTTTGAAGGTTCCTTATAGAGTG CAAATAACAGCAGATAATCTCCCTGCTAAGATCAAATCTCTGATCAGTGAGGAAGTTGCGAATGTTGCAAAACTTGCTGTTCTTCTTCTAATTGAGCGGAAATTGGGTCAG CTTGCTTGTATGTCTGAAATATCTCTCTCTGTATGCAGGACTCTCAGTGGAATCCTTATATCTGCCGTCTACCATGGCAAGAGGAGTTGCATAACACGGCAg attTTTTGGAATGAAAGTGAGCTGGAGATGATTCATCGAAGCTCGGTTTATTGGGAAACAATTAACCAAAAGTCTCAAATTGAAAGGGACTTCTTGGCAATCAGACCT ATTTTTGAATGTTTCAGTCAAAGTTTTGGAGATATTACTTATAAAGACTTCATGTATGCATGCACACTAG ATTTTGTAAACCATGATGGGAATTCAGAAGCAATTGTGATGAGTGATGATGACAAACAATTATCAgaa GTTATCTCTGATCGTGACTATGCGCCTGGGGAGCAG GTACTGATAAGATATGGAAAGTTTTCAAATGCTACATTGATGTTAGACTTCGGTTTTACAGTCCCCTACAACATTTATGACCAG GTTCAGATCCAGTTAGATATACCTAAGCATGATCCTCTGCACAAGATGAAGTTGGAACTCATGCAACAATACTTTGTGCCTTCAAGGAAAAACGCGGAAAACTTGAAACATTCTTGGAACATCTTCACAATCAA GGAGGTCAAGTGGCCTAAAGGAAAAGGGAAAGGTCTTCCGCAATCGCTTCGTGCCTTTGCTCGTGTTCTTTCTTGTACTAATCGTCAAG AACTTGATGATCTGGTTGTGGAAGCTGCACAAACTGATGGTAGGCTAGGTAGGCGGCCGTTACCGGATGTCAACAAAGAGATTCAAGCCCACCTGATGTTATCGTCATTAATCGGCAAATTAATTGAGGAGCGCAGTGCAGCCATTATG TCATTGGAGGAGTCTTCCAATTGTTCATCATTTTGTGTAAGAGTTCCTGTTAGAAGATTCATGGCCCGGGATCTCCTACGCGGCGAACTTCGCATTCTGAATTCTGCTTTTACATGGCTGGAGAACTACTGTTTGTCGTCAACTTAA
- the LOC112779652 gene encoding uncharacterized protein isoform X4: MPFRARTAIFRWSLHSVPYSIHHHQPHSLHSSSSSILLKFTSLAQPQVNGKSVETCDDDGFLSWLERKAGCRISSSLSIGKSSYGRSLFASKAIKTGDCILKVPYRVQITADNLPAKIKSLISEEVANVAKLAVLLLIERKLGQLACMSEISLSVCRTLSGILISAVYHGKRSCITRQIFWNESELEMIHRSSVYWETINQKSQIERDFLAIRPIPFADFVNHDGNSEAIVMSDDDKQLSEVISDRDYAPGEQVLIRYGKFSNATLMLDFGFTVPYNIYDQVQIQLDIPKHDPLHKMKLELMQQYFVPSRKNAENLKHSWNIFTIKEVKWPKGKGKGLPQSLRAFARVLSCTNRQELDDLVVEAAQTDGRLGRRPLPDVNKEIQAHLMLSSLIGKLIEERSAAIMSLEESSNCSSFCVRVPVRRFMARDLLRGELRILNSAFTWLENYCLSST, encoded by the exons ATGCCATTTCGAGCTCGCACTGCAATCTTCCGTTGGTCTCTGCATAGTGTTCCTTACAGTATCCATCACCATCAACCTCATTCTCttcactcttcttcttcttccattctccTCAAGTTCACTTCTTTGGCCCAACCTCAG GTTAATGGCAAATCTGTTGAAACATGTGACGATGATGGATTTTTGTCATGGTTGGAGCGGAAAGCTGGTTGTAGAATTTCTTCATCGCTTTCAATTGGTAAATCTTCATATGGCAG GTCTCTGTTTGCTTCTAAGGCGATAAAAACCGGAGATTGTATTTTGAAGGTTCCTTATAGAGTG CAAATAACAGCAGATAATCTCCCTGCTAAGATCAAATCTCTGATCAGTGAGGAAGTTGCGAATGTTGCAAAACTTGCTGTTCTTCTTCTAATTGAGCGGAAATTGGGTCAG CTTGCTTGTATGTCTGAAATATCTCTCTCTGTATGCAGGACTCTCAGTGGAATCCTTATATCTGCCGTCTACCATGGCAAGAGGAGTTGCATAACACGGCAg attTTTTGGAATGAAAGTGAGCTGGAGATGATTCATCGAAGCTCGGTTTATTGGGAAACAATTAACCAAAAGTCTCAAATTGAAAGGGACTTCTTGGCAATCAGACCT ATTCCTTTTGCAGATTTTGTAAACCATGATGGGAATTCAGAAGCAATTGTGATGAGTGATGATGACAAACAATTATCAgaa GTTATCTCTGATCGTGACTATGCGCCTGGGGAGCAG GTACTGATAAGATATGGAAAGTTTTCAAATGCTACATTGATGTTAGACTTCGGTTTTACAGTCCCCTACAACATTTATGACCAG GTTCAGATCCAGTTAGATATACCTAAGCATGATCCTCTGCACAAGATGAAGTTGGAACTCATGCAACAATACTTTGTGCCTTCAAGGAAAAACGCGGAAAACTTGAAACATTCTTGGAACATCTTCACAATCAA GGAGGTCAAGTGGCCTAAAGGAAAAGGGAAAGGTCTTCCGCAATCGCTTCGTGCCTTTGCTCGTGTTCTTTCTTGTACTAATCGTCAAG AACTTGATGATCTGGTTGTGGAAGCTGCACAAACTGATGGTAGGCTAGGTAGGCGGCCGTTACCGGATGTCAACAAAGAGATTCAAGCCCACCTGATGTTATCGTCATTAATCGGCAAATTAATTGAGGAGCGCAGTGCAGCCATTATG TCATTGGAGGAGTCTTCCAATTGTTCATCATTTTGTGTAAGAGTTCCTGTTAGAAGATTCATGGCCCGGGATCTCCTACGCGGCGAACTTCGCATTCTGAATTCTGCTTTTACATGGCTGGAGAACTACTGTTTGTCGTCAACTTAA
- the LOC112779652 gene encoding ribulose-1,5 bisphosphate carboxylase/oxygenase large subunit N-methyltransferase, chloroplastic isoform X1 codes for MPFRARTAIFRWSLHSVPYSIHHHQPHSLHSSSSSILLKFTSLAQPQVNGKSVETCDDDGFLSWLERKAGCRISSSLSIGKSSYGRSLFASKAIKTGDCILKVPYRVQITADNLPAKIKSLISEEVANVAKLAVLLLIERKLGQLACMSEISLSVCRTLSGILISAVYHGKRSCITRQIFWNESELEMIHRSSVYWETINQKSQIERDFLAIRPIFECFSQSFGDITYKDFMYACTLVGSRAWGSTNGLSLIPFADFVNHDGNSEAIVMSDDDKQLSEVISDRDYAPGEQVLIRYGKFSNATLMLDFGFTVPYNIYDQVQIQLDIPKHDPLHKMKLELMQQYFVPSRKNAENLKHSWNIFTIKEVKWPKGKGKGLPQSLRAFARVLSCTNRQELDDLVVEAAQTDGRLGRRPLPDVNKEIQAHLMLSSLIGKLIEERSAAIMSLEESSNCSSFCVRVPVRRFMARDLLRGELRILNSAFTWLENYCLSST; via the exons ATGCCATTTCGAGCTCGCACTGCAATCTTCCGTTGGTCTCTGCATAGTGTTCCTTACAGTATCCATCACCATCAACCTCATTCTCttcactcttcttcttcttccattctccTCAAGTTCACTTCTTTGGCCCAACCTCAG GTTAATGGCAAATCTGTTGAAACATGTGACGATGATGGATTTTTGTCATGGTTGGAGCGGAAAGCTGGTTGTAGAATTTCTTCATCGCTTTCAATTGGTAAATCTTCATATGGCAG GTCTCTGTTTGCTTCTAAGGCGATAAAAACCGGAGATTGTATTTTGAAGGTTCCTTATAGAGTG CAAATAACAGCAGATAATCTCCCTGCTAAGATCAAATCTCTGATCAGTGAGGAAGTTGCGAATGTTGCAAAACTTGCTGTTCTTCTTCTAATTGAGCGGAAATTGGGTCAG CTTGCTTGTATGTCTGAAATATCTCTCTCTGTATGCAGGACTCTCAGTGGAATCCTTATATCTGCCGTCTACCATGGCAAGAGGAGTTGCATAACACGGCAg attTTTTGGAATGAAAGTGAGCTGGAGATGATTCATCGAAGCTCGGTTTATTGGGAAACAATTAACCAAAAGTCTCAAATTGAAAGGGACTTCTTGGCAATCAGACCT ATTTTTGAATGTTTCAGTCAAAGTTTTGGAGATATTACTTATAAAGACTTCATGTATGCATGCACACTAG TTGGTTCTCGAGCATGGGGAAGCACCAATGGTTTATCTCTG ATTCCTTTTGCAGATTTTGTAAACCATGATGGGAATTCAGAAGCAATTGTGATGAGTGATGATGACAAACAATTATCAgaa GTTATCTCTGATCGTGACTATGCGCCTGGGGAGCAG GTACTGATAAGATATGGAAAGTTTTCAAATGCTACATTGATGTTAGACTTCGGTTTTACAGTCCCCTACAACATTTATGACCAG GTTCAGATCCAGTTAGATATACCTAAGCATGATCCTCTGCACAAGATGAAGTTGGAACTCATGCAACAATACTTTGTGCCTTCAAGGAAAAACGCGGAAAACTTGAAACATTCTTGGAACATCTTCACAATCAA GGAGGTCAAGTGGCCTAAAGGAAAAGGGAAAGGTCTTCCGCAATCGCTTCGTGCCTTTGCTCGTGTTCTTTCTTGTACTAATCGTCAAG AACTTGATGATCTGGTTGTGGAAGCTGCACAAACTGATGGTAGGCTAGGTAGGCGGCCGTTACCGGATGTCAACAAAGAGATTCAAGCCCACCTGATGTTATCGTCATTAATCGGCAAATTAATTGAGGAGCGCAGTGCAGCCATTATG TCATTGGAGGAGTCTTCCAATTGTTCATCATTTTGTGTAAGAGTTCCTGTTAGAAGATTCATGGCCCGGGATCTCCTACGCGGCGAACTTCGCATTCTGAATTCTGCTTTTACATGGCTGGAGAACTACTGTTTGTCGTCAACTTAA
- the LOC112779652 gene encoding ribulose-1,5 bisphosphate carboxylase/oxygenase large subunit N-methyltransferase, chloroplastic isoform X5, whose translation MPFRARTAIFRWSLHSVPYSIHHHQPHSLHSSSSSILLKFTSLAQPQVNGKSVETCDDDGFLSWLERKAGCRISSSLSIGKSSYGRSLFASKAIKTGDCILKVPYRVQITADNLPAKIKSLISEEVANVAKLAVLLLIERKLGQDSQWNPYICRLPWQEELHNTIFWNESELEMIHRSSVYWETINQKSQIERDFLAIRPIPFADFVNHDGNSEAIVMSDDDKQLSEVISDRDYAPGEQVLIRYGKFSNATLMLDFGFTVPYNIYDQVQIQLDIPKHDPLHKMKLELMQQYFVPSRKNAENLKHSWNIFTIKEVKWPKGKGKGLPQSLRAFARVLSCTNRQELDDLVVEAAQTDGRLGRRPLPDVNKEIQAHLMLSSLIGKLIEERSAAIMSLEESSNCSSFCVRVPVRRFMARDLLRGELRILNSAFTWLENYCLSST comes from the exons ATGCCATTTCGAGCTCGCACTGCAATCTTCCGTTGGTCTCTGCATAGTGTTCCTTACAGTATCCATCACCATCAACCTCATTCTCttcactcttcttcttcttccattctccTCAAGTTCACTTCTTTGGCCCAACCTCAG GTTAATGGCAAATCTGTTGAAACATGTGACGATGATGGATTTTTGTCATGGTTGGAGCGGAAAGCTGGTTGTAGAATTTCTTCATCGCTTTCAATTGGTAAATCTTCATATGGCAG GTCTCTGTTTGCTTCTAAGGCGATAAAAACCGGAGATTGTATTTTGAAGGTTCCTTATAGAGTG CAAATAACAGCAGATAATCTCCCTGCTAAGATCAAATCTCTGATCAGTGAGGAAGTTGCGAATGTTGCAAAACTTGCTGTTCTTCTTCTAATTGAGCGGAAATTGGGTCAG GACTCTCAGTGGAATCCTTATATCTGCCGTCTACCATGGCAAGAGGAGTTGCATAACACG attTTTTGGAATGAAAGTGAGCTGGAGATGATTCATCGAAGCTCGGTTTATTGGGAAACAATTAACCAAAAGTCTCAAATTGAAAGGGACTTCTTGGCAATCAGACCT ATTCCTTTTGCAGATTTTGTAAACCATGATGGGAATTCAGAAGCAATTGTGATGAGTGATGATGACAAACAATTATCAgaa GTTATCTCTGATCGTGACTATGCGCCTGGGGAGCAG GTACTGATAAGATATGGAAAGTTTTCAAATGCTACATTGATGTTAGACTTCGGTTTTACAGTCCCCTACAACATTTATGACCAG GTTCAGATCCAGTTAGATATACCTAAGCATGATCCTCTGCACAAGATGAAGTTGGAACTCATGCAACAATACTTTGTGCCTTCAAGGAAAAACGCGGAAAACTTGAAACATTCTTGGAACATCTTCACAATCAA GGAGGTCAAGTGGCCTAAAGGAAAAGGGAAAGGTCTTCCGCAATCGCTTCGTGCCTTTGCTCGTGTTCTTTCTTGTACTAATCGTCAAG AACTTGATGATCTGGTTGTGGAAGCTGCACAAACTGATGGTAGGCTAGGTAGGCGGCCGTTACCGGATGTCAACAAAGAGATTCAAGCCCACCTGATGTTATCGTCATTAATCGGCAAATTAATTGAGGAGCGCAGTGCAGCCATTATG TCATTGGAGGAGTCTTCCAATTGTTCATCATTTTGTGTAAGAGTTCCTGTTAGAAGATTCATGGCCCGGGATCTCCTACGCGGCGAACTTCGCATTCTGAATTCTGCTTTTACATGGCTGGAGAACTACTGTTTGTCGTCAACTTAA
- the LOC112779652 gene encoding ribulose-1,5 bisphosphate carboxylase/oxygenase large subunit N-methyltransferase, chloroplastic isoform X2 → MPFRARTAIFRWSLHSVPYSIHHHQPHSLHSSSSSILLKFTSLAQPQVNGKSVETCDDDGFLSWLERKAGCRISSSLSIGKSSYGRSLFASKAIKTGDCILKVPYRVQITADNLPAKIKSLISEEVANVAKLAVLLLIERKLGQDSQWNPYICRLPWQEELHNTIFWNESELEMIHRSSVYWETINQKSQIERDFLAIRPIFECFSQSFGDITYKDFMYACTLVGSRAWGSTNGLSLIPFADFVNHDGNSEAIVMSDDDKQLSEVISDRDYAPGEQVLIRYGKFSNATLMLDFGFTVPYNIYDQVQIQLDIPKHDPLHKMKLELMQQYFVPSRKNAENLKHSWNIFTIKEVKWPKGKGKGLPQSLRAFARVLSCTNRQELDDLVVEAAQTDGRLGRRPLPDVNKEIQAHLMLSSLIGKLIEERSAAIMSLEESSNCSSFCVRVPVRRFMARDLLRGELRILNSAFTWLENYCLSST, encoded by the exons ATGCCATTTCGAGCTCGCACTGCAATCTTCCGTTGGTCTCTGCATAGTGTTCCTTACAGTATCCATCACCATCAACCTCATTCTCttcactcttcttcttcttccattctccTCAAGTTCACTTCTTTGGCCCAACCTCAG GTTAATGGCAAATCTGTTGAAACATGTGACGATGATGGATTTTTGTCATGGTTGGAGCGGAAAGCTGGTTGTAGAATTTCTTCATCGCTTTCAATTGGTAAATCTTCATATGGCAG GTCTCTGTTTGCTTCTAAGGCGATAAAAACCGGAGATTGTATTTTGAAGGTTCCTTATAGAGTG CAAATAACAGCAGATAATCTCCCTGCTAAGATCAAATCTCTGATCAGTGAGGAAGTTGCGAATGTTGCAAAACTTGCTGTTCTTCTTCTAATTGAGCGGAAATTGGGTCAG GACTCTCAGTGGAATCCTTATATCTGCCGTCTACCATGGCAAGAGGAGTTGCATAACACG attTTTTGGAATGAAAGTGAGCTGGAGATGATTCATCGAAGCTCGGTTTATTGGGAAACAATTAACCAAAAGTCTCAAATTGAAAGGGACTTCTTGGCAATCAGACCT ATTTTTGAATGTTTCAGTCAAAGTTTTGGAGATATTACTTATAAAGACTTCATGTATGCATGCACACTAG TTGGTTCTCGAGCATGGGGAAGCACCAATGGTTTATCTCTG ATTCCTTTTGCAGATTTTGTAAACCATGATGGGAATTCAGAAGCAATTGTGATGAGTGATGATGACAAACAATTATCAgaa GTTATCTCTGATCGTGACTATGCGCCTGGGGAGCAG GTACTGATAAGATATGGAAAGTTTTCAAATGCTACATTGATGTTAGACTTCGGTTTTACAGTCCCCTACAACATTTATGACCAG GTTCAGATCCAGTTAGATATACCTAAGCATGATCCTCTGCACAAGATGAAGTTGGAACTCATGCAACAATACTTTGTGCCTTCAAGGAAAAACGCGGAAAACTTGAAACATTCTTGGAACATCTTCACAATCAA GGAGGTCAAGTGGCCTAAAGGAAAAGGGAAAGGTCTTCCGCAATCGCTTCGTGCCTTTGCTCGTGTTCTTTCTTGTACTAATCGTCAAG AACTTGATGATCTGGTTGTGGAAGCTGCACAAACTGATGGTAGGCTAGGTAGGCGGCCGTTACCGGATGTCAACAAAGAGATTCAAGCCCACCTGATGTTATCGTCATTAATCGGCAAATTAATTGAGGAGCGCAGTGCAGCCATTATG TCATTGGAGGAGTCTTCCAATTGTTCATCATTTTGTGTAAGAGTTCCTGTTAGAAGATTCATGGCCCGGGATCTCCTACGCGGCGAACTTCGCATTCTGAATTCTGCTTTTACATGGCTGGAGAACTACTGTTTGTCGTCAACTTAA